From Ictidomys tridecemlineatus isolate mIctTri1 chromosome 8 unlocalized genomic scaffold, mIctTri1.hap1 SUPER_8_unloc_1, whole genome shotgun sequence:
TTTGGGAAAATAATTGATATATACTGAGatggaattattttaaacaaaataaagaatattttaactaTGTAACTATGTTTGCCTCAAAACAGTGCTTCTCTTTTTAGACTCTGTTATTCAAAGAGAACATAAGATATTTTTTAACCTTGTAATCTGTTTTAACATTATTAAGGTGTGTATTATGTATTCTATTTGCCTTGTTGGGTGCTGGATATATATGGACAAATAAAAATCCAGCCTATTACTATATCCTGGATAGTGAAAAAAGATACCCACTTCTTGGCTTAAAGgcaaagaattttttattattttttaatattaacagcAAATGCTGTAGCTAGAATGTCAGCCTCATGTGCCTACTGTTTCCTCATGTCTCCCAAGTTCCGTGAGGCTGCCACAGGGCCTTCGATAGATGCTTGTGCATACAAAGGGTTGCATGATGCAGATGAACCCTCAGCttgaaatatttaccatttttttagTAAATGAAAAGCTTGtcttttctatgaaaataaatgCTCCTTCATCCCATGTGGTTGCTCACTGTAATTTCAACCCTGAAAATTGGACCGGGCAAAGAACATGGAGATTCTTGTTTATTCTACATTTATAACACCAGCTTTCAGGATTATTGTTACtaaaaatgatcatttaaaatCTAAACATCTTACTCTACCTGGAATATTCACTCTCTAAAATATATTCCTCCCAAGTCACAGAAAGTCATGAAAACAAATCTGTAAAAAGTAAACCAAGAATTAAACTTTCAGAGAATAATGGTCTAATGCTTCAACCATAGGTTTGGTGCTGAATATATTTAGTCCTATAGGAAAAAGTGCATTTCCAGGACTATATTTCACCATTTTGCCTATAGTGATACAATTTCTGTCTTTAACTTAAAAGAGTTTTTAATGTCATGGATATTTATTCAATGATGAGGAATTTCCAGAAATTGTGCTGAAACTGTGCATGGATTTCTTCATTTGATCTTTATAAACCCCTACAATATTGGTATTGTTATGTgggcattttacagatgagaaaactaagggtCACATTAGGAAAATAATCTGCTGAAGGTCTTAGATGAAGAGAAAATCCAAAGTTAGATAAGGTAGTTCCAGagctagttttctttttttttttctataaattttattggttctttttagttgtacataacattagaattcattttgacataattatacaagcatggaatataatgaaaaccataggcctggggatgtggctcaagtggtagcgtgctcgcctagcatgcgtgcggcccgggttcaatcctcagccccacataccaacaaagatgttgtgtccaccgagaactaaaaaataaatattaaaaattctctctctctctctctctctctctctctctctctctctctctctcctctctcactctctcttaaaaaaaagtatgcaCAGAAATCTGgcttaaagaaaacatacatcTATTGCTATATCATGGGCATGtacaatatgaaaaatgaatttcaacATTATGTGTAATTATGATGCAGCaataagatggaaaaatatgccagactctgaaaaatataaaatccatgtaaaaatgtcatatttctttctttttttttaaagagagagagagagagggagagagagagagagaattcttttttaatattcttttttttttttttttttttttttttttagttatcagcggacacaacatctccgtttgtatgtggtgctgaggatcgaacctgggccacacgcatgccaaggcgagctcgctaccgcttgagccacatccccagccccccaaaatgtCATATTTCCCCTGAAGAgaaacatacatgtatacatgtacacatatctgtctgtgtatatataaaaagagggTATGCATAATCCATCATGTGAGATCAGTAGGATGTTGGCAACAATGAACAAAGACTCATTCTTCAGTGGCCTGTTAGCcacaaatattgaaaaacaacCTACAAACTAACACTAATaacatattagaaataaaattcaatttgcTTTTGATCCAACATGGTTCAAAGTGTTAGAGGGCTCACTACTTGATTTGATTAAGAATACACTACCTAGGAAATTCAGGTAGCACAAGTGTTTCACTTCAATCTTTACTTTCAAGAATACAAATCAGAAACATAGTGCAGAGAATCTACTTTAAGAATAagttattagggctggggatgtggctcaagcggtagcgtgctcgtttggcattcgtgcggcctgggttcaatccttagcaccacgcacaaacaaagatgttgtgtctaccgaaaactaaaaaataaatattaaaattctttctctctctctctcatctcatctctctctcttttaaaaaaaagagaataaattattgGTGAATACAATATAACTTTTGGGACATGCCTCCTGGTAGTACATTTTCTGGAGACACCAAATCAAAGTATTTTGCACCATGCTCTTCTATTAATTGCATGTACATAATTCTGCTACATGAGGAATTTTCATAGGCCTCCGAAACTGTTACACCTGTTATCactcttctaagaatttttcacattcatagggttttcttggtgtgttttgtttttgtaccatgaattgagcccaggggcacttaaccatctagcacatccccagccctttttttttttttttttttttacattttattaaagacagggtcccactaagttgcttaggacctctctaaattgatgaggctgaatttgaaattgcaatcctcctacctcagcctcccaagtcactgggattacagacattcaCAGGGTTTTTCATTCACTGTGATTTCTTACATACGAACCAAAGAGAGATTGTTGCACAGGTCTTCTATTGCAGGTTCCACCGCATACTGTGCTCATTTATATGGGCACAGTGAACCAAGATGGCAACAAGGGTCAAAACTTccacagcaaaaaaacaaattattgcaGCTGCTTATTAGGTTTGCTCACAAGTTCATGTGATAATAAAGACTTCCCATTTCTTTTGTTGATACAGGGTTACTCTCCATGTGGTGTTTTATGTACTTAAAAGAATCTTAAAATTAAGGTTATCCCACATTGCTGACATCATTAAAGTTCCTCCTCACTATGATCTTTTTCATGGTATCAAAAGGAACTGTGAACAGGAACACTTTCTCACATGGCTTACACTCATGGGTTTCTCTCAAGTGTGAGTTCCTTGAATTTTGAGAAGGTACCTGGATGCAGTGAAGCCTTCTTTGCACTCTTTACACACACAGGGTTTCTCTTCAGTATGCATTCTTCCATGTATTTTAAGGGTGGAGGAATGACTGAAGGCTTTCCCGCACTGCTCACATGCATGTTTCATGGCACTGTGAAATCTTTGATTTTGTCTGAGGGGACTGGAATCACCATAGGCTTTGTCACATTGCATGTACACATAggatttttctccagtgtgatttATTTCATGTCTTCTGACTAAATAGGAATGAAGAAAAGCTTTACCAGATTGTGTACATGTATAGGGTTTCTCTTCACTCTGAAAGTCTTCATATGGTAGATGAACTGAAGCCTTTTCCACATTGCTAACAACACAACATTTCTCTCATTGTgcattatttcatgtatttgaaGGGATCTGTGAAAATTAAAAGCTTTCCTACATTATTTACATGTATAAGGTTTCTCTTCACTGTGAATGTTTTCATGTGCTTAAAGTCTTTCCCACATTGGTTACATATATagggtttttctccagtgtttttgaggtttttcatgttttctgattGAACTGTAAAGActaaaagctttcccacattgCTTACATGTACAGGGTTTCTCTCCACTGTGAATTCGTTCACATATTCTAATAGAGCTGGAAGTTCCAATAGAGCTAGAAGTTTCTTGCATACATAGGGTTTTTCTCCATTgagcattatttcatatatttgaaggGTTCTGGGGAATTGAAAAGTTTTCCTACATTGCTTACATGTATAAGGTTTCTTGGCACTGTTATTTTactcatgtgtttttaaaaaatattttttagatgttggtggacctttattttattcatttatttatatgtggtgctaagaatcaaaccccagtgcctcacatgtgctaggaaagtgctccacaactgagccacaactccaaccacTCATTCATGAGTTTTGGTATGGCTATAAGAagtaaaggcttttccacattgcttacatacatagggtttttctccagtgttcttgagacttttcatgttttctgattGAACCGTAATAActgaaagctttcccacattgtttacatgtatagggtttctctccactgTGAATTCGTTCATGTATTCTAATTGAGTTGCAAGAACTAAAGCCTTTTCCACATTTCTTGCAtacatagggtttctctccactaTGAATTCgttcatgtgttttaaaattgGTAGAAGAACTAAAGCCtcttccacactgcttacatacatagggtttttctccagtatgagttttttcatgtcttCTGATTGCTTTGGAATGCctgaaagctttcccacattgtttacatgTATAGGGTTTCTTTCTCTTCACTGTGATTTCGTTCATGGATTTTCAAGTACTTAGAAGTACTAAAGCCTTTTCCACATTTCTTGCATACATGAGATTTCTCTGCACTGTGAATTAGTAAATGTCTTTTCATGTATCTAGAAGTACTAAAGcctttcccacattgtttacatgTGTAGGGTTTCACTCCATTGTGAATTTGTTCATGTCTTTTCATATACCTGTAAGTACTAAAGCCTTTTCCACATTGCTTACACACATAGTGTTTCTCTTCACTGTGAATTTGTTCATGTGTTTCTATTTGGCTAGAAGAACTAAAGCTTTTTCCACATTTCTTACACACATAGGGTTTTTCTGCACTGTGAATTTGCTCATGGATTTTAATGTAGCTGGAAGAACTAAAGGCTTTTCCACAGTGCTTACACACATGAGGTTTCTTTCCACTGTGAATTTGTACATGCCTTTTCATGTCACCAGAAGAACTGAAGCCTTTTCCACATTGCTTACACACATAAGGTCTCTCTTCACTGTGAATTCGTTCATGGATTTGAAGGTAGCTGGAAGaactgaaagcttttccacaGTGCTTACACACATGGGGTTTCTCTGCTGTGTGAGTTCTTTCATGCTTCCGGAAACGTTGGGGATCATGCAAGGCTTTCCCATCTTCCTTATATTCATATGGCTTCTCTCCATGTTCCTGATACTCATGTGCTTTGTGTCCAGTATGAGCTGTCAGGGGCACGGCTAGGGATGGATCAGCAATGGTGACTTCTCTACACATATGGTGTTCACTTGGTTTTACTCCAGAACTTCTCTTGTTAACAAGAGAATCTATTATATGGCTGAGGATTTCTCCACATTGACCATCTTTTTTCTGTTCACAGAGTCTCTCTAACACTTGACTTCTTAGATTTCCCCTGGAATTGTAGTGATCATCAATGGCCtgatttttccattgttttcctATAGTGATCAGGTTCCAGAAGGTTTCCTGCATCACATCTTTGAAGAGCTTCTTCTGGAAAGGATCCAGTAGAGCCCACTCCTCCagggtgaagttcacagccacatcctcaaaggtcactgGCTCCATTCCCCGCCTTCTAGGGCTCCCGGGGTCGCCTCAGCCTGTAGAACGGAGATGTCACAGAGAGGAGGCTGAGCCACTTAGAAGCTCTCCTCACGGAACACGCGAGGCACACTCTAGTTttcttaataacatttttttagagGTCAACAGCcatttctctgtttttatattttcaagtttaaTACAATATCAGAACACCTAATAgacattttctaaatattcacTGCATGATTACATACATGAAGGAAatatgaatgagtgaatgaatgaatatttaatatgGTGGCGTTCACTTTGATATAGTACATTTGCATTAAAAATAAGATTGGTTAGAACCCAAACAAGATATgcattaaagaaagaataaacactatttggaaaaaaattcataaaatggaaagcatactattttaaaaaatgggggtaTTCTCTTATCAAATAATTGCTTTTTGTGGAGTAAATGTAAAAATCAGTTTTAGTTTgatgtacatgcatatatatttatgtgatgataataagcaagaaaaatttgcaaattttaattatttttttcatatctacTAATTTTAGAGATGGTGACTAGGAACAGTTGAACAAAATACATCATCAGATCCTTCATCTGTAAGATGAGAAGGATGGGTATACAGTCTCAAAGTTCCCTTCAAGTTCCATAATTTATAAATTGACTTAATTTATATCACATGTTTTACTAGTATGcagcatgttttcttttagttccagaataatttatttctttctctgtctatAGACCAGTGTTAATTGTCATACCTAATCTATAGGCCaatttgtaaggaaaaaaatatccattGGGGACATGACAGAGCATCCACAGTCTGAAGAGTATAGAGTGGGAGGTCTGCTGTGCCTGCATGGAAACAGCTGTTTCAAAATCCTTAAGCATCTGGGGAAGTCATCCAGAGAAAGGCCATCCACTGAGCTTTTGATCTCTCCACTTCAGCACTGTAGTACTGCCTGCCCATATGCTTGGTGAGAGCCAGCTTGTTCGACCCAAGCCTGGGGCTAGCTTTCCCCCTCGCTTCTACCCAGGAAATAGCATCAGAGTGTTTCTAatgtaaaagtaaatatatgGTAGAGTTCCAGATGAAAATGAGGTTATCCATTACATTCCTTACCCTTTTTCTTCACTATTCACCATCTCAACTTGCCCTGGGGGAAGACATATACTCAAAGCACATTTAACTTTCTCAactaaattgtatatatatactgaaggaaaatgtttttataaaatacaaaataatttgcaTGTGTCATCATTTGAACAATAATTTTATGTAGCTTGTTTCCTTAAGGACACAAATCATTATCATGGAAAACTCATTTGTATTGTCTTTTgctctaataataaaaatggttaaGAATATGTTTGGCCCTATAGATAGATACTGACCAAGTGTTATTTGATTCACAAAAAAAAAGACGCAAAAATATCTACTTTTCAATGCCTGTCACAAATTGAAACTGTTAATATGATTTGTATACACTGAAAAATCACATTTCTCTTCAGATAATTAATTTTTGGCCTTGGTCCATAGCGAAGGTTTACTAAACCTAGCGTACTAACAATGATAAGTATTCCACACCAAGattacttattttcaaaatactattactttacttattttcaaagtactattattattatggGGACcgggattgtaactcagtggtagaacacttgcctagcacatgtgaggcactggattcaattctccgcatcatgtaaaaataaataaaataaaggtattgtgtttatatacaactaaaaaacactgtaatggaataaaatttatattatagtaaAGTTGTAATGCATATTTTACTGTTGTATCTTTTAAGAAAAGATtgttttttgtaaataatattatatacataataaactAACTTTTCTCAACAGTAATGGATAATCATTGAATATTTGATTTGAATAGATTCTCTGTTTGTATCCTTAGTAATATTTTGTATCATCTAACTAGAATATCAAGTATAACTgcttgaaaaagaaggaaatctatTTTCTCAAAATCCTTTAAGTCCTTATGCTTCAGGATTAGTTTTTATTTCAATTGGTAAAAAGTGTCAGTGAGTAcctgaatttatatatatatatatgacaacagaatgcattacgattcatactatatatatagagaacaatttttcatatcgctggttgtatacatagtatactcacaccaattcgtgtcttcatacctgtgcTTTGGATAATATTGATCATCACaatccaccatcattaattacccattcctgcttccttcccctccaacccatctgccctatctagagttcgtctattcctccccatgttcctgctctCTATtgcactatgaatcagcctccttatatcaaagaaaacattctgcatttgttttttggggggttggctaacttcacttagcattatcttctctaactccatccatttacctgcaaatgccatgattttattctcttttattgctgagtaatattccattgtgtatatgccacatttttttttatccattcatcagtgaagggcatctaggttggttccacagtttagctattgtgaattgtgctgctataaacattgatggggctgtgtccctgtagtatgctctttttaagtcctttaggtataaaccgaggagagggacagctgggtcaaatggtagtttcattcccaattttccaagaat
This genomic window contains:
- the LOC144372279 gene encoding uncharacterized protein LOC144372279; amino-acid sequence: MEPVTFEDVAVNFTLEEWALLDPFQKKLFKDVMQETFWNLITIGKQWKNQAIDDHYNSRGNLRSQVLERLCEQKKDGQCGEILSHIIDSLVNKRSSGVKPSEHHMCREVTIADPSLAVPLTAHTGHKAHEYQEHGEKPYEYKEDGKALHDPQRFRKHERTHTAEKPHVCKHCGKAFSSSSYLQIHERIHSEERPYVCKQCGKGFSSSGDMKRHVQIHSGKKPHVCKHCGKAFSSSSYIKIHEQIHSAEKPYVCKKCGKSFSSSSQIETHEQIHSEEKHYVCKQCGKGFSTYRYMKRHEQIHNGVKPYTCKQCGKGFSTSRYMKRHLLIHSAEKSHVCKKCGKGFSTSKYLKIHERNHSEEKETLYM